The following proteins come from a genomic window of Acinonyx jubatus isolate Ajub_Pintada_27869175 chromosome C1, VMU_Ajub_asm_v1.0, whole genome shotgun sequence:
- the TRIT1 gene encoding tRNA dimethylallyltransferase isoform X4: MCQHHMISFVDPLVTNYTVVDFRNKATALIEDIFARDKIPIVVGGTNYYIEALLWKVLVSTKPQEVDTEKVTDRKVELEKEDGHALHKRLSQVDPEMAAKLHPHDKRKVARSLQVFEETGISHSEFLHRQHSEEGGGPLGGPLKFPNLCILWLHADQTGAPTPVGCKQDRSYIVINAGLESAVRPQTRDDEHSSGGIQGPIFKVLDERLDKRVDDMLAAGLLDELRDFHRRYNQKKVAEDSQDYQHGIFQSIGFKEFHEYLVTEGKCTPETSNQLLKKGIESLKQVTKRYARKQNRWVKNRFLNRPGPSVPPVYGLEVSDVSKWEESVLEPALEIVQSFIQGHKPVAAPVKTPCNEMENKRSYHMCDLCDRIIIGDREWAAHIKSKSHLHQLKKRRRLDSDAVTAIENQSISPDCDKELKEKGSPEQNEKEVKSRV, encoded by the exons TGAAGATATATTTGCCCGAGACAAAATTCCTATTGTCGTGGGAGGAACGAATTATTACATTGAGGCTCTGCTCTGGAAAGTTCTTGTCAGTACTAAG CCCCAGGAGGTGGACACTGAGAAAGTGACTGACCGGAAAGTAGAGCTTGAAAAGGAGGATGGCCATGCACTCCACAAACGCTTAAGCCAGGTGGACCCAGAAATGGCTGCCAAGCTGCACCCACATGACAAGCGCAAAGTGGCCCG GAGCTTGCAAGTGTTTGAAGAAACGGGAATCTCTCATAGTGAATTTCTTCATCGTCAACACTCAGAGGAAGGTGGTGGTCCCCTTGGAGGCCCTCTGAAGTTCCCTAACCTTTGCATCCTCTGGCTTCATGCTGACCAGACAG GAGCTCCCACTCCAGTGGGGTGCAAACAAGATAGATCCTACATTGTGATAAATGCTGGGCTAGAAAGTGCTGTGAGGCCACAGACAAGGGATGATGAGCACTCTTCTGGGGGCATCCAGGGACCCATTTTTAAAG TTCTAGATGAGCGCTTGGATAAGAGAGTGGATGACATGCTTGCTGCTGGGCTCTTGGATGAACTAAGAGACTTTCACAGGCGCTATAATCAGAAGAAAGTTGCAGAAGATAG CCAGGACTATCAACATGGTATCTTCCAATCCATTGGCTTCAAGGAATTTCATGAGTACCTGGTCACTGAGGGAAAATGCACACCAGAGACCAGTAACCAGCTCCTAAAGAAAG GTATTGAGTCTCTGAAACAGGTGACCAAGAGATATGCCCGGAAGCAAAACCGATGGGTTAAAAACCGCTTTTTGAATA GACCTGGTCCCAGTGTCCCCCCAGTCTATGGCTTAGAAGTATCTGATGTCTCGAAGTGGGAGGAATCTGTTCTTGAACCTGCTCTTGAAATCGTGCAGAGTTTCATCCAG GGCCACAAGCCTGTAGCTGCTCCAGTAAAGACGCCATGCAATGAAATGGAGAACAAGAGAAGTTATCACATGTGTGACCTCTGTGATCGAATCATCATTGGGGACCGTGAATGGGCAG CACATATAAAATCCAAATCCCACTTGCACCagctgaagaaaagaagaagattgGACTCAGATGCTGTCACTGCAATAGAAAATCAGAGTATTTCTCCAGACTGTGACAAAGAGCTTAAAGAGAAAGGATCCCCAGAGCAGAATGAGAAAGAGGTGAAATCCCGTGTTTAA